A single window of Verrucomicrobiota bacterium DNA harbors:
- the gnd gene encoding decarboxylating NADP(+)-dependent phosphogluconate dehydrogenase translates to MEPKGDIALIGLAVMGQNLILNMNDHGYTVVAYNRTVSKVDDFLNKEAKGTQVIGAHSLQEMASLLKKPRRVMLMVKAGSAVDEFIEQLLPHLEAGDIIIDGGNSLFEDTNRRVKYLQVKGLLYIGTGVSGGEEGARRGPSIMPGGSPAAWPHVKPIFQSIAAKVSDGAPCCDWVGEEGAGHYVKMVHNGIEYGDMQLICEAYNLMKTGLGMSADEMHKVFKEWNEGELESYLIEITRDILAFKDTDGQALVEKILDTAGQKGTGKWTVVNSQDLGIPITLIAEAVYSRCVSALKEERVKASKKLKGPRPAISGDRAKFVESIRQALYASKIVSYAQGYMLMRAAAQEYKWNLNYGGIALMWRGGCIIRSRFLGKIKEAYDNNPKLVNLMLDNYFRGEIKKCQKGWRNAVATAAKKGISVPAFSTALAFYDQYRAERLPANLLQAQRDYFGAHTYERLDQPRGKFFHTNWTGRGGDVSSSTYNV, encoded by the coding sequence ATGGAACCTAAAGGTGATATCGCACTGATTGGTCTGGCCGTTATGGGCCAGAACCTGATCCTCAACATGAACGACCACGGTTACACCGTCGTCGCTTACAACCGCACGGTGTCGAAGGTGGACGATTTTCTGAACAAGGAGGCCAAAGGCACCCAGGTCATCGGCGCCCATTCTCTCCAGGAAATGGCCAGCCTCCTCAAGAAACCGCGTCGCGTGATGCTCATGGTCAAGGCGGGCAGCGCCGTGGATGAATTCATCGAGCAACTGCTGCCTCACCTCGAAGCCGGCGACATTATCATCGATGGCGGCAACTCGCTTTTCGAGGATACAAATCGGCGGGTCAAATATCTTCAGGTCAAAGGACTGCTCTACATTGGCACGGGCGTTTCCGGCGGCGAGGAAGGCGCTCGCCGCGGGCCTTCGATCATGCCGGGGGGTTCTCCCGCGGCCTGGCCGCACGTCAAGCCGATCTTCCAATCGATTGCCGCCAAGGTCTCCGACGGCGCGCCTTGCTGCGATTGGGTCGGCGAAGAAGGCGCCGGTCATTACGTGAAAATGGTCCACAACGGGATCGAGTACGGGGACATGCAGCTTATTTGCGAGGCTTACAACCTCATGAAAACCGGCCTGGGCATGTCCGCCGACGAAATGCACAAGGTCTTCAAGGAATGGAATGAGGGCGAGCTTGAATCCTATTTGATCGAAATCACGCGGGATATCCTGGCTTTCAAGGACACGGACGGCCAGGCCTTGGTCGAAAAGATTCTCGATACCGCCGGCCAGAAGGGCACCGGGAAATGGACCGTGGTCAATTCGCAGGACCTCGGCATCCCCATCACCCTCATCGCGGAAGCCGTCTATTCCCGTTGCGTGTCGGCTTTGAAAGAGGAACGCGTCAAGGCGTCGAAGAAGCTGAAGGGTCCGCGTCCGGCGATCTCAGGGGATCGCGCGAAGTTCGTGGAAAGCATTCGCCAGGCGCTTTACGCCTCCAAGATCGTGAGTTATGCGCAGGGCTACATGCTGATGCGCGCCGCGGCCCAGGAATACAAGTGGAACCTCAATTACGGCGGCATCGCGTTGATGTGGCGGGGCGGCTGCATCATCCGCAGCCGGTTCCTCGGCAAGATCAAAGAAGCCTACGACAACAATCCGAAGCTGGTGAATCTGATGCTCGACAACTATTTCCGCGGCGAGATCAAGAAGTGCCAGAAAGGCTGGCGCAACGCGGTTGCGACCGCGGCCAAGAAGGGCATCTCGGTCCCGGCCTTCAGCACGGCCCTGGCCTTTTACGATCAGTATCGCGCCGAACGGCTGCCGGCGAATCTGCTCCAGGCGCAGCGCGACTACTTCGGCGCGCACACTTACGAACGGCTCGATCAGCCGCGCGGGAAGTTCTTCCACACGAATTGGACCGGGCGCGGAGGCGACGTCAGTTCGAGCACGTACAATGTGTGA
- a CDS encoding HAD family hydrolase: protein MSDPAQVLLDFKPTREFFIGIDSDGCVFDSMEIKHKECFAPMFIKHFDLQAVSKYARETWEFVNLYSKTRGANRFPALSRALNLLRERPEVMARRVTVPDTKAVDEWVARETKLGNATLAAEVKRGNKGLEQVKRWSDAVNVQVEDIVKGVPPFPLFRESLLKTIEKADTLVVSQTPAEALAREWAEHGVDKYPKIIAGQEMGTKSEHIKFAAKGKYPDSRILMIGDAPGDFKAARSNGALFYPIVPGKEDLSWKRFYEEALDRFWAGTYAGAYEAELIKEFDASLPEKPGWLTAR, encoded by the coding sequence ATGAGCGATCCAGCCCAAGTCCTGCTAGACTTCAAACCCACCCGGGAATTCTTCATCGGCATCGACTCCGATGGCTGCGTGTTTGATTCGATGGAGATCAAGCACAAGGAGTGTTTCGCGCCGATGTTCATCAAGCATTTCGACCTCCAGGCCGTGAGCAAATACGCGCGCGAAACCTGGGAGTTCGTCAACCTCTACTCCAAGACGCGCGGCGCGAATCGATTCCCGGCTTTGTCGCGAGCGCTCAATCTTCTGCGCGAGCGGCCGGAGGTGATGGCGCGGCGCGTGACCGTGCCGGACACAAAAGCCGTGGATGAATGGGTCGCGCGCGAAACGAAACTGGGCAACGCCACCCTGGCGGCCGAGGTCAAGCGCGGCAATAAAGGCCTGGAACAGGTCAAGCGGTGGTCGGACGCCGTCAACGTCCAGGTCGAAGATATAGTCAAGGGCGTGCCGCCGTTCCCACTCTTCCGGGAAAGCTTGCTCAAGACGATTGAGAAGGCCGACACCCTCGTGGTTTCGCAGACACCCGCCGAAGCCCTGGCGCGGGAGTGGGCCGAGCATGGCGTCGACAAATATCCCAAGATCATTGCCGGCCAGGAAATGGGCACCAAGAGCGAGCACATCAAGTTCGCGGCCAAAGGAAAATATCCCGATTCCAGAATCCTGATGATCGGGGACGCGCCGGGCGATTTCAAAGCTGCCCGGAGCAATGGCGCGTTGTTCTATCCCATCGTGCCTGGCAAGGAAGACCTCTCCTGGAAACGGTTTTACGAAGAAGCGCTGGACCGCTTTTGGGCCGGGACTTACGCGGGTGCTTACGAAGCAGAACTGATCAAGGAGTTCGACGCGTCCCTTCCGGAGAAGCCAGGATGGCTGACGGCGCGTTGA
- a CDS encoding cupin domain-containing protein: MRIEIRKPTPEELETLGVCSWPVWSCGVSTFDWSYSDQETCYLLEGEVTVDSGSQSVSFGKGDLVVFPQGLSCVWEVKAPVRKHYRFG, encoded by the coding sequence GTGAGGATTGAGATTCGCAAACCAACCCCAGAGGAACTGGAAACCCTCGGGGTGTGCTCCTGGCCGGTTTGGAGTTGCGGCGTCTCCACATTCGACTGGTCCTACAGCGACCAGGAGACTTGCTACTTGCTGGAGGGAGAGGTGACGGTGGATAGCGGCAGCCAGAGCGTCTCATTTGGCAAAGGCGATCTGGTGGTATTTCCCCAAGGACTCTCCTGCGTCTGGGAGGTCAAAGCGCCGGTGCGCAAGCACTACCGGTTTGGGTGA
- the grpE gene encoding nucleotide exchange factor GrpE: MSKKENKLANLENVAAATEPRPELTAAAPEAEPKPDPAIPIPEAPVPPTPARLTPEAIEELRAKAAKADEYWDRLLRAAADFENYKKRSARERQDAVKYANESLLEKLIPVLDNFDMAAAAANQPQSSSVESIRTGITMIHSQLKSLVAEAGLEEIDASNKLFDANWHEAVSQQESAEVPDGHVLQQLRKGYKLRDRLLRPATVVVAKKPGA; the protein is encoded by the coding sequence ATGAGTAAGAAAGAGAACAAATTGGCCAATCTTGAAAATGTGGCGGCGGCGACCGAGCCGCGGCCCGAACTTACCGCTGCCGCTCCCGAAGCGGAGCCGAAGCCCGATCCTGCCATTCCGATACCGGAAGCTCCGGTCCCACCCACTCCGGCACGCCTGACTCCCGAGGCGATTGAAGAGTTAAGGGCGAAGGCCGCAAAGGCGGACGAATATTGGGATCGGTTGCTCCGGGCCGCCGCGGACTTTGAGAACTACAAGAAACGCTCCGCCCGCGAGCGCCAGGATGCGGTCAAGTATGCCAATGAGTCCTTGCTGGAGAAACTCATTCCGGTGCTGGATAATTTCGACATGGCCGCCGCCGCCGCCAACCAACCCCAATCCAGTTCCGTCGAATCGATCCGCACCGGCATCACGATGATTCACAGCCAGCTCAAGTCCCTGGTGGCGGAGGCCGGTCTGGAGGAAATCGACGCCTCGAACAAACTCTTCGATGCCAACTGGCACGAGGCCGTTTCCCAGCAGGAATCGGCCGAGGTGCCGGATGGCCACGTGCTTCAACAACTGCGAAAAGGCTATAAGTTGCGCGATCGTTTGCTTCGCCCGGCGACCGTGGTCGTCGCCAAAAAACCCGGGGCGTAA
- the dnaJ gene encoding molecular chaperone DnaJ, with product MAKRDYYEVLGVERGASEEDIKKAYRKLALKYHPDKNPGDKSAEEKFKELGEAYEALSDPQKRAAYDQYGHAAFDPRMRAGGRGGGFHDPFEIFREVFGGGGSIFDDLFGGGHRDPGGPQRGSDLRYDMEITFEEAALGCEREIPVTKLDACEVCHGSGAESGSATKVCPTCGGRGQVVMSRGIFSIAQTCSRCEGAGRVLEKPCRSCHGAGRKERTSKIKIKIPAGVDAGARLRSSGNGEAGGRGGPAGDLYVVLHVRAHEIFQRDGDDLVCEVPVRFVDAALGGEIEVPTLTGKAQIKMPPGTQNGTVFRLKGKGVRNVQGYGQGDLHVRVVVEVPTHLNSAQKAKLQEFAELCDSTVNPISKGFFDKAKNFFR from the coding sequence ATGGCCAAACGAGACTACTACGAAGTCCTCGGCGTCGAGCGGGGCGCGAGCGAGGAGGACATCAAGAAAGCGTACCGCAAACTCGCCTTAAAGTATCATCCGGACAAAAATCCGGGCGACAAATCCGCGGAAGAGAAGTTCAAGGAACTGGGGGAGGCTTACGAGGCTTTGAGCGATCCCCAGAAGCGCGCCGCTTACGACCAATACGGACACGCCGCTTTCGATCCGCGCATGCGCGCCGGGGGACGCGGCGGCGGTTTTCACGATCCGTTCGAAATTTTCCGCGAAGTCTTTGGAGGCGGCGGCAGCATTTTCGACGACTTGTTCGGCGGCGGCCATCGCGACCCCGGCGGGCCGCAGCGCGGTTCGGATCTCCGTTACGACATGGAGATCACCTTCGAGGAAGCCGCGCTGGGTTGCGAGAGGGAGATTCCAGTCACCAAACTCGATGCTTGTGAGGTCTGCCACGGATCCGGGGCGGAGAGCGGATCGGCGACCAAGGTTTGTCCAACTTGCGGGGGCCGGGGGCAAGTCGTGATGTCGCGCGGCATCTTCAGCATTGCCCAAACCTGTTCGCGGTGCGAGGGCGCCGGGCGGGTCCTGGAGAAGCCCTGCCGTTCCTGCCACGGGGCCGGACGCAAAGAACGAACGTCCAAGATCAAAATCAAAATCCCCGCCGGGGTCGATGCCGGGGCGCGTTTGCGTTCTTCGGGCAACGGCGAGGCGGGCGGGCGGGGCGGGCCGGCGGGCGATTTATACGTCGTGCTCCACGTCCGAGCCCACGAGATTTTCCAGCGCGATGGCGACGATCTCGTTTGCGAGGTGCCGGTCCGGTTTGTCGATGCGGCCCTGGGCGGTGAGATCGAGGTTCCGACCTTGACCGGCAAGGCCCAGATTAAGATGCCTCCGGGGACCCAGAACGGAACGGTTTTCCGCCTTAAGGGAAAGGGCGTGCGGAACGTCCAGGGGTACGGCCAGGGAGATTTGCACGTCCGGGTAGTGGTTGAAGTTCCCACGCACCTCAATTCCGCGCAGAAAGCCAAGCTCCAGGAATTCGCCGAATTGTGCGACTCAACGGTCAACCCAATCAGCAAAGGATTCTTCGATAAAGCGAAGAATTTCTTCAGATAG
- a CDS encoding 16S rRNA (uracil(1498)-N(3))-methyltransferase → MHRFYLPPEQTQSAILTLTDGEAHHAADVLRLRPGERVVVLNGAGYEFLCEITGLSGDCVTLAVKNKVFIQPLPYRLTLVQAVPKGKTMDLIVQKATELGADRIVPVLSERTVAQVSEESASAKVEKWRGTAIEAIKQCGSAWLPQIDSPLSPAGFLAREEKSDLALIATLRNNARHPRSYFTTFQAEHQRLPKSVCVWVGPEGDFTPAEINAVASSGALPVTLGQLILRSETAAIYCLAVLNYELQAPPHGG, encoded by the coding sequence ATGCACCGCTTCTATCTTCCGCCTGAACAGACACAATCCGCCATCCTGACTCTCACGGACGGCGAAGCCCACCACGCCGCCGACGTGCTCCGCCTGCGGCCCGGCGAACGCGTGGTCGTCCTGAACGGAGCCGGGTACGAGTTTCTCTGTGAAATCACCGGGCTAAGCGGCGACTGCGTGACCCTGGCGGTAAAGAACAAAGTGTTCATCCAGCCCTTGCCTTACAGATTGACGCTCGTCCAGGCCGTCCCCAAAGGGAAGACCATGGATCTGATCGTGCAGAAAGCCACGGAGTTAGGCGCGGATCGAATCGTGCCTGTTCTCTCCGAGCGAACGGTGGCGCAAGTCAGCGAGGAGAGCGCCTCCGCGAAAGTCGAGAAGTGGCGCGGCACGGCCATTGAGGCCATCAAGCAATGCGGATCGGCCTGGCTGCCGCAAATAGATTCTCCGTTATCCCCGGCGGGTTTTCTCGCTCGGGAAGAGAAATCCGATCTGGCTTTGATCGCGACGCTCCGAAACAACGCGCGCCATCCAAGGTCCTATTTCACGACCTTCCAGGCCGAGCATCAACGGCTGCCCAAATCAGTGTGCGTTTGGGTAGGGCCCGAGGGCGACTTTACGCCGGCGGAGATCAATGCGGTGGCCAGCAGCGGCGCCCTGCCAGTTACGTTGGGCCAACTGATTCTTCGCAGTGAAACCGCTGCGATCTACTGCCTGGCGGTGCTCAACTACGAGCTACAAGCACCGCCTCACGGGGGTTGA
- a CDS encoding DUF2723 domain-containing protein, producing MDKPTPAKSAPPSSPASPPPPKAPSVIRVPAKLPPLFRRIDWITFGVVTLLVLTGYWLTLAPDLTLEDAGELAVGSYYAGVPHPPGYPVWTLYTWLFTHIPHSNIAWRVALSSAVAGAFACGLLALMVSRGSSMMLEGVAELKGIAAHWESAICLASGFVAGTLLGFNGYVWSQAVIVEVYTLSMLSFMGVLCCLFRWIYAPQQLRYLYWAFFWFGICFTNHQTLIVAAMGLELLVLMVRPELGRDMFLGNGLVYVLGLILKGSGKLTAFDSNFPLFMIYNFVGLKSIAIAAYLTMKTGRLASEWKPVLWSLAVWILGASFYFYMPIASMTNPPLNWGYPRTVEGFVHALTRGQYEQTNPTSSVIRFVDQVWYVFADGAVSEFGRVNLLTGLIPFLFYRRFQKRERAWIVGLSGVFVCLAFLLLVLLNPNTDLQSRTQARVFFTFSHIVIAIAIGYGITLLAGVLATEYRVYRSIILWSAAAASGIELYSLFDTFSRTQFPLTQAAATLGLGIAVVFTLVILVCRERAFLPLLLGLLALSPVRSMLSNWADNEQRGHLFGYWFGHDMFTPPFGIYPEMPKHTILFGGTDPGRFNPTYMIFCESFLDPKYKPLDPKFDRRDVYLITQNALADKTYLDYIRAHYNRSAQSDPYFFSELLRTDKERELGRTNLLARALLPLDRHFTQLGERIEKRRRDEGVYPPYEIKTPTNEDSQQAFHDYLNDAARRLQHDTQFPNEPKQLKPGEGVAFTKDGRVQVSGQVAVMSINALLAKVIFDKNPTNEFYIEESFPLDWMFPYLTPYGIIMKINRNPVPEITQDMIDKDHAFWTQYSERLIGNWITYDTSIKEICDFAERVYLRHDFTGFKGDRRFIRDDFAQKAFSKLRSAIGWIYGWRLSYECPDTYRPKTPAEQQRLMKEAEFALKQSYAFCPLSPEALYKYVNLLILQGRSQEALMIAETSLKFDPSNPVFQSYAANLRNIGGSQSQLTQAQSQFAALEQQFNANPTNFALGLQLASAYIQLQRGDAAVPILDQMSAQPQADAGTLLQIAQSYAQLGKRPQLDGVVQKLKGLQPALEQQYQAATNNTELAFQLIYVYLMTQQTNAATNLTDQIVARPDADGATLLRAAQVYNQLQTPAKLEVTLQKLVAAVPTHPEAWYDLAGVQAALGKPAEAITALQTAVQLSQQRLSTQATARDLRVEAGTDPRFASLRADANFQKLLKPQ from the coding sequence ATGGACAAACCGACTCCGGCGAAATCCGCACCGCCCTCCAGTCCGGCCTCCCCTCCGCCCCCGAAAGCGCCCTCCGTCATCCGCGTCCCGGCCAAACTGCCGCCTTTGTTTCGCCGGATTGACTGGATCACGTTTGGCGTAGTCACGCTGCTGGTGCTGACCGGTTACTGGCTCACCCTGGCGCCGGATCTCACCTTGGAAGACGCGGGCGAACTGGCGGTCGGCTCCTATTACGCCGGCGTGCCTCATCCGCCTGGCTATCCGGTGTGGACGCTTTACACGTGGCTTTTCACGCACATCCCGCATTCGAACATCGCCTGGCGCGTTGCGTTGTCGTCGGCGGTGGCGGGCGCTTTTGCGTGCGGGCTGCTGGCTTTGATGGTGTCGCGCGGGAGCAGCATGATGCTCGAAGGGGTGGCGGAATTGAAAGGAATCGCGGCTCACTGGGAAAGCGCAATTTGCCTGGCGTCGGGGTTCGTGGCCGGGACGCTCCTGGGCTTTAACGGTTACGTGTGGAGCCAGGCGGTGATTGTCGAGGTTTACACGCTGAGCATGCTGTCGTTCATGGGGGTGTTGTGCTGTTTGTTCCGGTGGATTTATGCGCCGCAGCAACTGCGCTATCTCTACTGGGCGTTCTTTTGGTTCGGGATATGTTTCACCAACCACCAGACGCTCATCGTGGCAGCGATGGGATTGGAGCTGCTGGTCCTCATGGTCCGGCCGGAACTGGGCCGCGACATGTTTCTCGGCAACGGCCTCGTGTATGTGCTGGGCCTGATCCTGAAAGGAAGCGGCAAGCTCACGGCGTTCGACAGCAATTTCCCGCTGTTCATGATTTACAATTTCGTCGGTCTGAAATCGATCGCGATTGCCGCCTACTTGACGATGAAGACCGGGCGTCTGGCCTCGGAGTGGAAACCTGTGCTCTGGTCGCTGGCGGTGTGGATTCTGGGCGCTTCCTTCTATTTCTACATGCCGATCGCGTCGATGACGAATCCGCCGTTGAACTGGGGCTATCCCCGAACGGTCGAAGGCTTCGTCCACGCTTTGACGCGCGGCCAGTACGAACAGACCAATCCGACCAGCAGCGTGATCCGGTTCGTTGACCAGGTTTGGTACGTCTTTGCGGATGGCGCGGTCAGTGAATTCGGGCGGGTCAATTTGCTGACCGGCTTGATTCCTTTCCTCTTTTATCGGCGATTCCAAAAGCGGGAGCGGGCGTGGATCGTGGGTTTGTCCGGGGTGTTTGTGTGTCTGGCCTTTCTGTTGTTGGTTCTGCTGAACCCGAACACGGACTTGCAAAGCCGGACCCAGGCCCGCGTTTTCTTCACCTTCTCCCACATCGTCATCGCCATTGCCATCGGCTACGGCATCACGCTGCTGGCGGGTGTGCTGGCGACGGAGTACAGGGTGTACCGTTCCATTATCTTGTGGAGCGCCGCCGCGGCTTCAGGCATCGAATTGTACAGTTTGTTCGACACGTTTTCGCGGACGCAATTCCCGCTCACGCAAGCGGCGGCCACGCTGGGCCTGGGCATCGCGGTCGTGTTCACGCTGGTGATCCTGGTGTGCCGGGAACGGGCGTTCTTGCCGCTGTTGCTCGGATTGCTGGCGTTGAGTCCCGTGCGTTCAATGCTTTCAAATTGGGCGGACAACGAACAACGCGGCCACCTGTTCGGCTATTGGTTTGGGCACGACATGTTTACGCCGCCCTTTGGCATTTACCCGGAGATGCCGAAGCATACGATCCTGTTTGGCGGGACGGATCCGGGGCGGTTCAACCCGACCTATATGATTTTTTGCGAGAGTTTCCTCGATCCCAAATACAAGCCGCTCGACCCGAAATTCGACCGCCGCGACGTTTATTTGATCACCCAGAACGCGCTCGCGGACAAAACTTACCTCGATTACATTCGCGCGCATTACAATCGCAGCGCGCAATCCGATCCCTACTTTTTCTCAGAACTATTGCGGACCGACAAGGAACGCGAGCTTGGGCGAACCAACCTTCTGGCGCGCGCGCTGTTGCCGCTAGACCGCCATTTCACGCAATTGGGCGAGCGCATCGAAAAGCGGCGTCGCGACGAGGGCGTTTATCCGCCTTACGAAATCAAGACACCGACGAACGAGGATTCGCAGCAGGCCTTTCACGATTACCTGAACGACGCGGCCCGCCGGCTCCAGCACGACACGCAGTTCCCGAACGAACCCAAGCAGCTCAAGCCCGGCGAAGGCGTCGCCTTCACGAAAGATGGCCGCGTGCAAGTCAGCGGCCAGGTCGCGGTCATGTCCATCAACGCGCTCCTGGCCAAGGTGATCTTCGACAAGAATCCGACCAACGAATTCTACATCGAAGAAAGTTTCCCGCTCGACTGGATGTTCCCGTATCTGACGCCGTACGGGATCATCATGAAGATCAACCGCAACCCGGTTCCGGAGATCACGCAGGACATGATCGACAAAGATCACGCGTTCTGGACCCAGTATTCCGAGCGGCTGATCGGCAACTGGATCACTTACGACACGAGCATCAAGGAGATTTGCGATTTCGCCGAGCGCGTTTATCTGCGCCACGATTTCACGGGATTCAAAGGCGACCGGCGGTTCATCCGCGATGACTTCGCCCAGAAAGCCTTCTCCAAACTGCGCAGCGCGATCGGGTGGATTTACGGCTGGCGGCTCAGTTACGAGTGTCCGGACACTTACCGGCCCAAAACCCCCGCCGAGCAACAACGCCTGATGAAGGAAGCCGAGTTCGCCCTCAAACAATCCTACGCGTTTTGTCCGCTCAGCCCGGAAGCGCTCTACAAGTATGTCAACTTGCTGATTCTCCAAGGGCGGTCTCAGGAAGCGCTGATGATCGCAGAGACGAGCTTGAAATTCGATCCGAGCAATCCGGTGTTCCAAAGTTACGCCGCCAACCTTCGGAACATTGGAGGATCTCAATCGCAACTCACCCAGGCGCAAAGCCAGTTCGCGGCGCTTGAACAGCAGTTTAATGCCAATCCAACCAACTTCGCGCTCGGTCTCCAACTGGCCTCGGCCTACATCCAGCTCCAGCGCGGCGACGCCGCGGTCCCGATCCTCGACCAAATGAGCGCCCAGCCGCAGGCGGACGCCGGGACGCTGTTGCAGATCGCGCAATCTTACGCGCAACTCGGCAAGAGGCCGCAGTTGGATGGCGTGGTGCAGAAGCTCAAAGGCCTCCAACCTGCCCTCGAGCAGCAATACCAGGCGGCGACCAACAACACCGAACTCGCGTTCCAGTTGATTTACGTCTATTTGATGACGCAGCAAACCAATGCCGCGACGAATCTGACAGATCAAATCGTGGCTCGGCCGGACGCCGATGGCGCGACGCTCTTGCGGGCGGCGCAGGTGTACAATCAGTTGCAGACCCCGGCCAAACTGGAAGTAACTCTGCAGAAGTTGGTCGCCGCGGTCCCTACCCATCCCGAAGCGTGGTATGACCTGGCGGGCGTCCAGGCAGCGCTGGGCAAACCCGCCGAAGCGATCACCGCTCTACAAACGGCCGTTCAGCTGAGCCAGCAACGCCTCTCCACACAGGCAACCGCGCGGGATTTGCGCGTGGAAGCAGGAACCGACCCGCGATTTGCCAGCCTGAGGGCGGATGCGAACTTCCAAAAGCTCCTCAAGCCGCAATAG
- a CDS encoding sigma-70 family RNA polymerase sigma factor has translation MELIDVAVCGHFAQAVARGFAVSRLPDRGFLVASTPPVAPVGWGRWLKPLKAPNSLWVSCWRASDFSYKVQPAGVYGSKHVSDRSQNDFAWCERLYDAKARELILYGRALGLSYGEAEDVLQETFLALMKRGAPPQKPEHYCLRSFRNRALNYRRGLWRRLTGELESTRWFERSEDETPAERAAMRGLAKLPAEQREVIVLKIWHEYTFEDIGELLDISPNTAAGRYRYGLQKLTAHLRGGDYERFESLGESIALLDPASPVKSA, from the coding sequence ATTGAATTAATCGATGTCGCCGTGTGCGGGCACTTCGCCCAAGCTGTCGCTCGTGGATTCGCTGTCAGCCGTCTCCCGGACCGTGGCTTTTTGGTCGCTTCAACGCCCCCGGTCGCTCCCGTTGGGTGGGGGCGCTGGCTTAAGCCACTCAAAGCTCCGAACAGCTTATGGGTTTCCTGCTGGCGCGCGTCAGATTTCTCATACAAAGTTCAGCCGGCCGGTGTCTATGGTTCGAAACACGTGAGCGACAGAAGTCAGAATGATTTTGCCTGGTGCGAGAGGCTTTACGATGCCAAGGCTCGCGAATTGATCCTTTATGGCCGCGCGCTCGGCTTGAGCTACGGCGAGGCCGAGGACGTTTTGCAGGAAACTTTCCTGGCTCTGATGAAGCGCGGCGCGCCTCCCCAAAAACCGGAGCACTATTGTTTGCGGAGTTTCCGGAACCGGGCACTCAACTACCGCCGTGGCCTTTGGCGGCGTTTGACGGGGGAACTGGAATCCACGCGCTGGTTCGAGCGTTCCGAGGACGAGACGCCGGCTGAACGCGCCGCCATGCGCGGCCTGGCCAAACTCCCGGCGGAGCAACGCGAGGTCATCGTCCTGAAAATCTGGCACGAATACACCTTTGAAGACATTGGCGAGTTGCTGGACATCTCGCCGAACACCGCCGCGGGCCGTTATCGATACGGCCTGCAGAAGTTAACCGCACATCTACGCGGAGGAGATTATGAACGATTCGAATCCTTGGGTGAATCAATTGCGCTCCTGGACCCCGCGTCCCCCGTCAAGAGCGCTTAA
- a CDS encoding C4-dicarboxylate ABC transporter substrate-binding protein has protein sequence MPASQLFAAESALHINLGTIAPRGASYHQSLLAMGEKWRRATDAKVKLKIFPDGNQGGEADMVRLMRIGTLDAGLLTAVGLGDIETGVAGLQSMPMTFRDLQEFDYVNEKLRPRLEKRLLEKGFVVLFWVDAGWVRYFSKKPMVRPDHLRKMKLFAWAGNEKQVDIMKKAGFHPVPLETAEIVTGLNTGLIDAFCVPPIFSLAGQLDLRAPHMLDLNWAPLVGAAVVRKETWDRIPATAKKSLLEAAAHAGEEIKAKSRRESDESVGAMKRRGLTVHPVTPEVAAEWRKVVEGVNHRIRGDIVPAEVFDEVQMLLKEYRAAKAEKST, from the coding sequence ATGCCCGCAAGCCAGTTGTTCGCCGCCGAATCGGCCTTGCACATCAACCTCGGCACCATTGCGCCGCGCGGGGCCTCTTATCATCAGTCTCTCCTGGCCATGGGCGAAAAATGGCGGCGCGCCACGGACGCCAAAGTGAAGCTCAAGATTTTTCCCGACGGCAATCAGGGCGGAGAAGCAGACATGGTCCGACTGATGCGGATCGGCACGCTCGACGCGGGGTTGCTCACCGCCGTGGGCCTGGGCGACATCGAGACAGGCGTCGCCGGCCTTCAGAGCATGCCCATGACGTTTCGCGATTTGCAGGAGTTCGATTACGTGAACGAGAAGCTGCGGCCCCGATTGGAGAAGCGGCTTTTGGAAAAAGGCTTCGTGGTCTTGTTCTGGGTCGATGCCGGATGGGTTCGCTATTTTTCCAAAAAGCCGATGGTCCGGCCGGACCATTTGCGGAAGATGAAACTTTTCGCCTGGGCCGGCAACGAAAAGCAGGTCGATATCATGAAGAAGGCCGGCTTCCATCCGGTGCCGCTGGAAACGGCGGAGATTGTGACCGGGTTGAACACGGGCCTCATCGACGCGTTCTGCGTTCCGCCCATCTTTTCCCTGGCGGGCCAATTGGATTTGCGCGCGCCGCACATGCTCGACTTGAATTGGGCGCCGCTGGTCGGCGCAGCCGTCGTGAGGAAAGAAACCTGGGACAGGATTCCCGCGACAGCCAAGAAATCGTTGTTGGAAGCTGCCGCGCACGCCGGGGAGGAAATCAAGGCCAAGAGCCGCCGAGAAAGCGACGAATCGGTCGGCGCCATGAAACGGCGCGGATTAACAGTCCATCCGGTGACGCCGGAGGTGGCGGCGGAATGGCGCAAGGTGGTTGAGGGAGTGAACCACAGAATCCGCGGCGACATCGTGCCGGCGGAAGTCTTCGATGAAGTGCAGATGCTGCTGAAGGAATACCGGGCGGCCAAAGCGGAGAAGTCCACGTAA